CATCTTTAAAACTGCACTCTAATAGATTATGTCTTATTGCCATACAACATTACCTCCCGTTTTAATATTGTAGACTCTGGGCAATTCTCTTTCCTTGGCAAGTTTATGAAAACGTTTTCTATATCATGATAGTATACACGCCCGCCTTTGTCAATGGCCCGGGATTACACGACTGTGTCAAGATCTAGTAGGCAGAACACCCAAAACATATTTATCTAAGATCATGCCAGTTCTAGCCCTCAATGGCGCAAGGCTGGCACCGCTGTTGGCTGCTCATGGGCAACACAAAGAACTACCATGGTGAGATAAAGAAAAGAGATCTCACATAGCGGTGTCTCCTGAGGACACTTAAGCCCAACAAGGAGAGTGAGATCCCTCATGCCACTTAGTATTTGCGGGTGTTTCCTACGCCGCAGCTGGAGCTCAACTGTAAGCCCCCATAACAAACAAACGGTGGCTCCATGTGCCCTTCCAGCAGACAGCTCGCAAAGGCGGCAGAAAAGCTTCATATACCCTTCACAGCTTAGACTCTTGGATCGTAAATATCGCCTTCCCTAGTTAAGCGTTTTCCCTCTTTTGCCTACAAGAAGGTATATTTTAGCATTACCTTCGACTTCCTCGGCAATATTCAACGCTCCCTCCAAATCTTTGCCCACCGCAACTATGCCATGGTTAGCCAACACAACAGAATTAGTAAATTTTATTGCAGACCTTACTCTCTTTGCCAATTCCAGGGAACCTGGTTTAAAGTAAGGTATCATTTGCAGCTTATTTACCCTGGCTAAATAACCGGGGGTAAATGATGGCATCACACAATCAAGGTCAGCATTATCGAGACAGCTTGCGGCCACAGTGTAGGGAGAATGAACGTGAACCACTGCATTAACGTCTTCTCGTTGTTCATAACAATTAAGATGCAAGTATACCTCCTTGGATGGCTTCACATCGCCGCTGAATTGACCATTCAAGCCTACCCTCACCAAGTCATCTGCCCTAAGTTGACCCAGAGAACGACCGGTTGGAGTAATCAACATTCCATCTTGCATTCTCACGCTGATGTTACCACCAGAACCGTTTACCATGCCACGCAAATAAACCAAGTGGCAAATACTCATCAGTTCCTTACGTATTAATTCTTCACTTTTCTTCACAAACAGTCCCTCCTGATACTGTTGATTGCATGCTTTTTAGAAACTACGAATCTTTCTTAGTACAAGCAGGAGCTAAGAAACACAACATATAGTCCCCTAATACACTTGGAAGACATTCTTGTGCTATTGTAATATAATCATGGAAGGGGTAGCATACAAAATACTTCTGGCAATTATGAGAAGCAGTTTATCAAAAATACCAAGAAACCAGTGACGTAGTTCATGTTGCAAGGTAATAAGAAGTTTTGACAAATACCATCATACATGGATAAGGAAAAAACGTCAACATGGTATGCAAGGGTTCTCCCCAGAAGGGAAGTACCGGTATCAGGTCAATAGAGCAGTAGCCAAAAGAATTGAGATGCCATTGGAAATAATCAAAGGC
This genomic stretch from Bacillota bacterium harbors:
- a CDS encoding aldolase, which translates into the protein MKKSEELIRKELMSICHLVYLRGMVNGSGGNISVRMQDGMLITPTGRSLGQLRADDLVRVGLNGQFSGDVKPSKEVYLHLNCYEQREDVNAVVHVHSPYTVAASCLDNADLDCVMPSFTPGYLARVNKLQMIPYFKPGSLELAKRVRSAIKFTNSVVLANHGIVAVGKDLEGALNIAEEVEGNAKIYLLVGKRGKTLN